In a single window of the Dreissena polymorpha isolate Duluth1 chromosome 3, UMN_Dpol_1.0, whole genome shotgun sequence genome:
- the LOC127874719 gene encoding acid phosphatase type 7-like — MALIAFVLLGIALSTHAAVYITPEQIHLSYGVDPTQMVVTWSTMNATQTTVGMIALQASLRPSYTPVEGTSEKFVDPGTLHHTQYIHTVIFTGLIPGQIYVYRVGTRPESVWSDQFTFHAMKDGTDWSPSVALYGDFGFSNHQSLQRLSIDKDKNMYDAILHVGDLAYDMDSDNGYVGDKFMNMIQPLAAELPYMTCPGNHENAYNFTHYKARFNMPTDMNGDNMFYSFNMGPVHFISLSTEHYFFLQYGVTQILRQYYWLIEDLEEATKPENRKLRPWIITMGHRPMYCSNTDKDDCTKWHSIVRDGIPFIHKFGLEKIFYEHGVDLMFWAHEHSYERLWPTFDDKVYNGSLKEPYTNPRAPVHIITGSAGCQEDHDSFIPDPRGWSAFRSDDYGYTRMKVFNSTHLYLEQVSDDKDGAVIDSLMIIKDSHGPYKN, encoded by the exons TTGATCCAACCCAGATGGTGGTGACATGGAGCACAATGAATGCCACCCAGACCACTGTGGGTATGATCGCTTTGCAGGCCAGCCTCAGGCCTTCGTACACACCTGTCGAGGGAACCAGTGAAAAGTTTGTGGACCCCGGTACACTTCACCACACCCAGTACATTCACACAGTCATCTTCACTGGACTCATTCCTGGACAGATATATG TGTACAGAGTAGGCACAAGGCCAGAAAGTGTGTGGAGCGATCAGTTTACGTTCCATGCAATGAAAGACGGCACTGACTGGTCGCCATCTGTCGCTCTCTACGGAGACTTTGGTTTCTCCAACCACCAGTCACTGCAACGTCTTAGCATTGACAAGGACAAGAACATGTATGACGCCATTCTTCATGTGG GTGACTTGGCCTATGACATGGACTCG GACAATGGGTATGTGGGAGACAAGTTCATGAACATGATCCAACCCTTGGCTGCAGAGTTGCCCTACATGACGTGTCCTGGGAACCACGAGAATGCATA TAACTTCACCCACTACAAGGCGAGGTTCAACATGCCCACAGATATGAATGGAGACAACATGTTCTACAG TTTCAACATGGGTCCGGTCCACTTCATCTCGCTGTCCACAGAGCACTACTTCTTCTTGCAGTACGGGGTCACGCAAATTCTGAGGCAGTACTACTGGCTAATAGAGGATCTAGAG GAGGCCACCAAGCCGGAGAATCGGAAGCTGCGACCCTGGATCATTACCATGGGCCACCGCCCCATGTACTGCTCCAACACCGACAAAGACGACTGTACCAAGTGGCACTCTATT GTGAGAGATGGTATTCCTTTCATCCACAAGTTTGGCCTGGAGAAGATATTCTATGAACATGGGGTAGACCTGATGTTCTGGGCACATGAACACTCCTATGAAAGACTATGGCCAACATTTGATGACAAG GTGTACAACGGCAGCTTGAAGGAGCCTTACACCAACCCCAGGGCCCCTGTCCACATCATCACAGGATCTGCC GGTTGCCAAGAGGACCACGATAGTTTCATACCGGATCCCCGGGGCTGGTCAGCCTTCCGCAGTGACGACTACGGCTACACTAGGATGAAGGTCTTCAACAGCACACACCTATACCTGGAACAGGTCTCGGATGACAAG GATGGAGCTGTGATTGACAGCCTCATGATTATCAAAGACTCCCATGGACCATACAAGAACTAG